A genomic region of Desulfatibacillum aliphaticivorans DSM 15576 contains the following coding sequences:
- a CDS encoding mechanosensitive ion channel family protein, translated as MEFWNRINEMFAELVKEHAIWQSAAMRAAAGVLGSLILWMIFRKVVKVVFARLEKYEFIQSNQKVLSATRQALFYGLILATGMYLIEVLGLEAVKNPFFAIMIVFFAAPGKKIIYLSVTYLESRIAGKTETKLDDIVFDITKRFGGVLIYVAAIIFALDRIGINVMPIIAGASVMGVAVGFAAKDTLSNFIAGVLLLIDRPFEVGDRIEVWTSPKNSATWGDVMEIGMRATKIQTTDNITIVIPNNEIMTRDIINYTSGSERIRVRINMGVAYDADIAKAKSLIINVANQMDWVSKDPAPVVVVVNYGESSVDLQVRVWIDDARKRIHTISYITDKVKEEFDKHGVEIPFPRRDIVIRQGG; from the coding sequence ATGGAATTCTGGAATAGAATCAACGAGATGTTTGCAGAGCTGGTCAAAGAACACGCCATCTGGCAAAGCGCGGCCATGCGGGCCGCCGCCGGCGTTTTAGGCTCTCTGATTTTGTGGATGATTTTTCGCAAGGTGGTGAAAGTAGTCTTCGCGCGGCTGGAAAAATACGAGTTTATCCAGTCCAATCAAAAGGTGTTGTCAGCCACTCGACAGGCCTTGTTTTACGGGCTCATCCTTGCCACGGGCATGTACCTCATCGAGGTTTTGGGCCTTGAGGCGGTGAAAAATCCCTTTTTCGCCATTATGATCGTGTTTTTTGCAGCCCCGGGCAAAAAAATCATCTACCTTTCCGTGACCTATCTGGAAAGCCGTATCGCCGGAAAAACCGAAACCAAGCTCGATGACATCGTTTTCGACATCACCAAACGCTTTGGCGGTGTGCTGATATATGTGGCCGCGATAATATTCGCCCTGGACCGCATCGGCATCAACGTCATGCCCATCATCGCAGGCGCCAGCGTCATGGGCGTGGCTGTGGGCTTTGCAGCCAAGGACACCCTGTCCAACTTTATCGCAGGAGTGCTGCTATTGATAGACAGGCCCTTTGAAGTGGGGGACCGCATCGAGGTCTGGACCTCTCCTAAAAACAGCGCCACCTGGGGCGATGTGATGGAAATCGGCATGCGGGCCACCAAAATCCAGACTACGGACAACATCACCATCGTCATTCCAAACAACGAAATCATGACCCGGGACATCATCAATTACACCTCCGGGTCCGAGCGCATCCGGGTGCGCATCAACATGGGCGTCGCTTACGACGCCGACATTGCCAAAGCCAAGTCCCTGATCATCAACGTGGCCAATCAGATGGATTGGGTCTCCAAAGACCCCGCGCCGGTTGTCGTGGTGGTCAATTACGGCGAATCCTCCGTGGATCTGCAGGTGCGCGTTTGGATAGACGACGCCCGCAAGCGCATTCACACCATTTCGTACATCACGGACAAGGTCAAAGAGGAGTTTGACAAGCACGGGGTGGAAATTCCCTTTCCCCGGCGGGACATCGTCATCAGGCAAGGGGGGTGA
- a CDS encoding formate dehydrogenase accessory sulfurtransferase FdhD, whose amino-acid sequence MENFKRTFSIPRLDPGKSSSEDLDLIREMPLTVSVNGLTLATTMRTPGLEKAQAAGLCLGDGILTSREDLLGFEEDASENSTHIQVRASDEAFQRAQKLVEERGKGQPFPPGASDEDIADLLSSPIAPFTADEPQVDRLKAHEHAQAIWNKQHIHHITRSAHASFVFDRGLNQLSMAEDVGRHNALDKALGMVFLDGKTAQAEVIIVSCRMNKDVVRKCANARIPVVFSISRPTTAAVLMARKLNMTLALSTRDGGVYVFSGRKRIG is encoded by the coding sequence ATGGAGAATTTTAAAAGAACCTTCTCCATCCCCCGGTTGGACCCCGGCAAATCCTCCAGCGAGGACTTGGACCTCATCCGGGAAATGCCCCTGACCGTTTCCGTCAACGGCTTGACTTTGGCCACAACCATGCGGACTCCCGGGTTGGAAAAGGCCCAGGCTGCCGGCCTTTGCCTGGGAGACGGCATTTTAACAAGCCGGGAGGATCTTTTAGGCTTCGAAGAGGACGCCTCGGAAAATAGCACTCATATTCAGGTTCGGGCGTCTGATGAGGCTTTTCAAAGAGCTCAAAAGCTGGTTGAGGAACGCGGCAAGGGTCAGCCCTTTCCGCCCGGCGCCAGCGACGAGGACATAGCGGACCTGCTAAGCTCCCCAATCGCCCCGTTTACCGCGGACGAGCCCCAGGTGGACCGGCTTAAGGCCCATGAGCACGCCCAGGCCATATGGAACAAGCAGCACATCCACCATATCACCCGAAGCGCCCACGCCTCCTTTGTTTTTGACCGCGGCCTGAACCAGTTGAGCATGGCTGAAGACGTGGGCAGGCATAACGCCCTGGACAAAGCCCTGGGCATGGTTTTTCTGGACGGCAAAACGGCTCAGGCGGAAGTGATCATTGTAAGCTGCCGCATGAATAAGGACGTGGTTCGAAAATGCGCCAACGCCCGCATTCCCGTGGTGTTTTCCATATCCCGGCCCACCACGGCGGCGGTCCTCATGGCCCGCAAACTGAACATGACCCTGGCCCTGTCCACCCGGGACGGCGGGGTGTACGTATTTTCCGGCCGGAAGCGCATCGGCTGA
- the mpl gene encoding UDP-N-acetylmuramate:L-alanyl-gamma-D-glutamyl-meso-diaminopimelate ligase: MNPEKNVIPEKVQTIHLTAICGTGMGALAGMLKEAGYQITGSDLNVYPPMSTFLESKGIPVIQGFSGDNLAHTPDLVVIGNAVSKDNPEAVAVMEKGLHYCSFPQAIDRFFASQKTPIMVTGTHGKTTTSALIAWLIAAVGLDPTFMIGGILTNFKSNHQVGTGAYMVIEGDEYDTAFFDKGPKFLHYTPSRTVLTSVEFDHADIFKDLDHVKSAFTSLVKNLPRESLLVFQEADDNIKDILQQADCWLTPYGFGEKAPWRIGEMRTEPPYTFIEVFRRGEFFAEFKVPLMGKHNALNCLAAIAVVDDLRIPVEGIQAGLETFKGVARRQQVRGVKNNITVMDDFAHHPTAVRETIKAVKPFYDKGRVAAVFEPRTNSSRRKVFQDVYPTVFDDADIICIPQPTLLEKIPPEERFSSEKLVEDLKARGKDAHFFADVQGIIDFLAKTLEPGDLALIMSNGGFENIHERLLDAL; the protein is encoded by the coding sequence ATGAATCCGGAAAAAAACGTCATTCCAGAAAAAGTACAAACCATTCATCTGACAGCCATTTGCGGCACGGGCATGGGCGCCCTGGCCGGCATGCTCAAGGAAGCAGGATACCAAATCACGGGCTCGGACCTCAATGTTTATCCGCCCATGAGCACCTTTTTGGAATCAAAAGGGATTCCGGTCATCCAGGGTTTTTCCGGCGACAACCTGGCTCACACCCCGGATCTGGTGGTGATCGGCAATGCGGTTTCCAAGGACAACCCCGAGGCCGTCGCGGTCATGGAGAAAGGCCTGCATTACTGCTCTTTCCCCCAGGCGATCGACCGGTTTTTCGCCTCCCAAAAGACGCCCATCATGGTCACCGGAACCCACGGCAAGACCACCACCTCGGCCCTCATCGCCTGGCTTATCGCCGCCGTGGGCCTGGACCCGACCTTCATGATCGGCGGCATCCTGACCAATTTCAAGAGCAACCACCAGGTGGGAACCGGAGCGTACATGGTCATCGAAGGGGACGAGTACGACACGGCATTTTTCGACAAAGGCCCCAAGTTTTTGCACTACACGCCGTCCCGGACCGTTTTGACCAGCGTGGAGTTCGACCACGCCGACATTTTCAAGGACCTGGATCACGTAAAAAGTGCGTTTACGTCCCTGGTGAAAAACCTGCCCAGGGAAAGCCTGCTGGTCTTTCAGGAAGCGGACGACAACATCAAGGACATCCTGCAACAGGCGGACTGCTGGCTCACCCCTTACGGATTCGGGGAGAAGGCGCCCTGGAGAATCGGCGAGATGAGGACCGAGCCGCCTTACACCTTCATCGAGGTGTTCCGGCGCGGAGAATTTTTTGCGGAATTCAAAGTCCCCCTCATGGGCAAACACAACGCGCTTAACTGCCTGGCCGCCATCGCCGTGGTGGACGATTTGCGAATTCCCGTGGAGGGCATCCAGGCCGGGCTGGAAACCTTCAAGGGCGTGGCCCGGCGCCAGCAGGTTCGGGGCGTGAAAAACAATATCACGGTCATGGACGACTTCGCCCACCACCCCACGGCCGTACGGGAAACCATCAAGGCGGTCAAGCCGTTTTACGACAAAGGCCGGGTGGCCGCCGTGTTCGAACCCCGGACCAACTCCAGCCGCCGCAAGGTGTTTCAGGATGTGTATCCCACGGTGTTCGACGATGCGGACATTATTTGCATTCCCCAGCCAACCTTGTTGGAAAAAATACCGCCCGAGGAACGGTTCTCGTCGGAAAAACTGGTGGAGGACCTCAAAGCCAGAGGCAAGGACGCCCATTTTTTTGCGGACGTACAGGGCATCATCGACTTTTTGGCCAAGACCCTGGAGCCCGGCGACCTGGCGCTTATCATGAGCAACGGCGGGTTTGAAAATATCCACGAGCGGCTGCTGGATGCCTTGTAG
- the alr gene encoding alanine racemase — protein sequence MERKYLEIDLKALAHNYRVLADLAGPGTKMVSVVKADAYGHGLKQAARTLVDCGTYALGVFDPADAAVIRQEGIHVPIVSLSGIFPWEAEDAAKNNIDAVIFSMEAAQALSQAFLEKGETGNVIIKVDTGMGRLGIFPEDLPAFVEALAPLKGIRVTGIASHLAASEIPDHPHTKSQVEAFRSASLSMINDTLANSGAVLEGLAKGVPLARPGIALYGSAPDPEMKGADLLKPVMTFKTRIISLKTLPKGSPISYGMTFTTSRPSLIAAVPVGYADGYFRRLANKGVAIVHGKRVPVVGTVCMNLTMLDVTGLDEVQPGDEVVLLGEKDGQRVTGDELAASAGTISYEIYCSLGHANPRQYKE from the coding sequence ATGGAACGCAAATATCTTGAAATAGACTTAAAAGCCCTGGCGCATAACTACCGCGTTTTGGCGGATCTGGCAGGGCCCGGGACGAAAATGGTTTCCGTGGTGAAAGCCGACGCTTACGGCCATGGATTGAAGCAGGCCGCCCGCACCCTTGTGGATTGCGGAACCTACGCCCTGGGGGTATTCGACCCGGCGGACGCGGCCGTCATCCGGCAAGAGGGGATTCATGTCCCTATCGTCTCCTTGTCCGGGATTTTTCCCTGGGAGGCCGAGGACGCGGCCAAGAACAATATCGACGCCGTGATATTCTCCATGGAGGCGGCCCAGGCTCTGTCCCAGGCCTTTCTGGAAAAGGGCGAGACCGGAAACGTCATCATCAAGGTGGACACCGGCATGGGCCGTTTGGGGATATTCCCGGAAGATTTGCCCGCCTTTGTGGAGGCCCTGGCGCCCTTGAAGGGAATTCGCGTCACGGGCATCGCCTCCCACCTGGCCGCTTCGGAGATTCCCGACCATCCCCACACAAAGTCCCAGGTGGAGGCCTTCCGGAGCGCGTCCCTTTCCATGATCAACGACACCCTGGCCAACAGCGGCGCCGTCCTGGAAGGGCTTGCCAAGGGAGTTCCCCTGGCGCGTCCGGGGATCGCCTTGTACGGCTCGGCGCCGGATCCCGAAATGAAAGGGGCGGACCTGCTCAAGCCGGTCATGACCTTCAAGACCCGGATCATCTCCCTCAAAACCCTGCCCAAGGGAAGCCCCATCAGCTACGGCATGACCTTTACCACGTCCCGGCCCTCCCTGATCGCCGCCGTGCCCGTGGGGTACGCGGACGGCTATTTCCGCAGGCTGGCCAACAAAGGCGTGGCCATTGTTCATGGCAAACGGGTTCCGGTTGTGGGAACCGTGTGCATGAATCTGACCATGCTGGACGTGACCGGCCTGGACGAGGTGCAGCCGGGCGACGAAGTGGTCCTTTTGGGGGAAAAGGACGGGCAGCGGGTGACGGGGGATGAGCTTGCCGCCTCCGCCGGAACCATCAGCTACGAAATATATTGCAGCCTTGGGCATGCCAATCCGCGACAATATAAAGAGTAG